One genomic segment of bacterium includes these proteins:
- a CDS encoding macro domain-containing protein, whose product MLSFETNNILNVKAEVLVNSVNLFGVMGKGIALAMKQAFPENYKLYKKACEDKEIDIGKIFVTQTGQFFPRYIVNFPTKKHWRHPSKYEWIQAGLKSLKNWLNENKVSSIAIPPLGSGNGKLEWAVVKKMIVSELSEFENSIDIIVLEPSNQFTQYKQTVKKESKLTPSRAMLLYILSRYQVMGYGINLLVVQKIAYFLQRMGEPLRLRFEKGYYGPFAYNLIPVLKALSNDYISYKSLDDAKPSTVIYQNQNKIKEINEYYNMFLDEDQKSRVERTLDLIRDFETPFGLELLGTIDYIFDQKKKQIDSQSVLKELKDWTERKEKLFKKYHIDVAKDRLLNYFNYN is encoded by the coding sequence ATGCTGTCATTTGAAACAAATAATATCTTAAATGTAAAAGCAGAAGTATTGGTAAACTCTGTTAATTTGTTTGGTGTTATGGGTAAAGGGATAGCTCTAGCTATGAAACAAGCATTCCCAGAAAATTATAAATTATATAAAAAAGCTTGTGAAGATAAAGAAATTGATATCGGTAAAATATTTGTTACACAAACCGGCCAATTTTTTCCCAGGTATATTGTAAATTTTCCCACCAAAAAGCACTGGCGACATCCATCAAAATATGAATGGATACAAGCTGGGCTGAAATCCTTAAAAAACTGGTTGAATGAAAATAAAGTAAGTTCAATTGCAATTCCTCCACTTGGAAGTGGCAATGGTAAACTCGAATGGGCAGTTGTAAAAAAAATGATTGTAAGTGAATTATCAGAATTCGAGAATTCCATTGACATCATTGTATTAGAACCCTCTAACCAATTTACTCAATACAAACAAACAGTTAAGAAAGAGTCAAAATTAACACCTTCAAGAGCAATGTTACTTTATATCTTAAGCAGATATCAAGTAATGGGTTATGGAATTAATTTATTAGTTGTTCAGAAGATTGCTTATTTCTTACAACGAATGGGAGAACCATTAAGACTCAGATTTGAAAAAGGATATTACGGACCCTTCGCATATAATCTTATCCCCGTTCTGAAAGCACTGAGCAATGATTATATCTCATACAAATCATTGGATGATGCAAAACCATCGACAGTTATATATCAGAATCAGAACAAAATTAAAGAAATTAACGAATATTATAATATGTTTCTTGATGAAGATCAAAAAAGTAGAGTTGAAAGAACTTTAGATTTAATTCGAGATTTTGAAACTCCATTTGGGCTGGAATTATTAGGGACAATAGATTATATATTTGATCAAAAGAAGAAGCAAATTGATTCGCAAAGCGTTCTTAAGGAACTTAAAGACTGGACTGAGCGTAAAGAAAAGTTATTTAAGAAGTATCATATTGATGTTGCCAAAGACAGATTATTAAACTACTTCAATTACAATTGA